A single genomic interval of Fretibacterium sp. OH1220_COT-178 harbors:
- a CDS encoding YeiH family protein — protein sequence MNKWKNFVPGLFLSIAIAALAWFCGRRLPVVGAPVFGILFGMLVALCGSFPVLKEGTRFASKRLLQLSVILLGFEMNMRNVLAVGSESLMVMAFTLTAAFLSAWAMQRVLRLDSVTATLIGVGTAICGGSAIAATAPVIDAKDKDIAHSISTIFLFNIVAVFAFPAFGHLLQMSDQGFGIWAGTAVNDTSSVLAAGYAYSDAAGKLATIVKLTRTLMIIPITFGLSLYVARTRKGTANFSLAKAFPWFVLGFVAASLLHTAGIVSPDISRALTLSGKFLIVAAMAAIGLNTHLGKLLANGLKPILMGLVCWISLAATSLIVQHFLRLL from the coding sequence TTGAACAAATGGAAAAACTTCGTTCCCGGCCTGTTCCTCTCCATCGCCATCGCCGCACTCGCATGGTTTTGCGGCCGCAGGCTGCCCGTCGTCGGCGCCCCGGTTTTCGGCATCCTCTTCGGGATGCTGGTCGCCCTGTGCGGCAGCTTTCCCGTCCTGAAAGAGGGGACGCGCTTCGCCTCCAAAAGGCTGCTTCAGCTCTCCGTCATCCTGCTGGGCTTCGAGATGAACATGAGGAACGTCCTGGCGGTCGGGAGCGAGTCGCTGATGGTCATGGCCTTTACCCTGACGGCGGCGTTCCTCTCCGCCTGGGCCATGCAGAGGGTCCTTCGGCTCGATTCCGTCACCGCCACCCTGATCGGTGTAGGCACCGCGATCTGCGGCGGCTCGGCGATAGCGGCCACGGCCCCCGTGATCGACGCGAAGGACAAGGACATCGCCCACTCCATATCCACCATCTTCCTCTTCAACATCGTGGCGGTCTTCGCCTTTCCCGCGTTCGGACACCTCCTGCAGATGAGCGACCAGGGCTTCGGCATTTGGGCCGGAACGGCGGTCAACGACACCTCCTCCGTTCTCGCGGCGGGGTACGCCTACAGCGATGCGGCCGGGAAACTCGCGACGATCGTCAAGCTGACGCGCACCCTCATGATCATCCCCATCACCTTCGGACTCTCCCTCTACGTCGCCCGCACCCGGAAGGGCACCGCGAACTTCAGCCTCGCCAAGGCCTTCCCCTGGTTCGTCCTGGGATTCGTGGCGGCCTCGCTTCTCCACACGGCGGGGATCGTGAGTCCCGACATCTCCCGTGCCCTGACGCTCTCCGGAAAGTTCCTCATCGTCGCCGCCATGGCCGCCATCGGGCTCAACACCCATCTGGGCAAGCTCCTGGCCAACGGACTGAAACCCATCCTCATGGGCCTGGTCTGCTGGATCAGCCTGGCCGCGACCTCCCTGATCGTCCAGCACTTTCTGAGATTGCTATAG